DNA sequence from the Deltaproteobacteria bacterium genome:
TCGGTTGATCCACCCGGTTCCGGCGACAGGCCTCCTCACAAAAATGGGGGCAGACCCGGCCGATACACAAGGGCAGGGGATTCTTTTCTTTGATCAGCTTGAGGGCCTCGATAAATTCCCCGCGGCTGGCCAGGGCCACATAGCCCTGGATATCGATACCAGCCGGACAGGCCAGATGGCAAGGGGCCAGACAATCCCCATAATGCTGCTCCAAAAGGAGTTTCAATAGGCCCTGGCGGGTTTCCATAATGGCCGGGGAATCGGTCTCGACCACCATCCCCTCTTTGACCGGGGCCGCACAGGAGGCAACCAGTTTTTCTTCTCCCTCCACCTGAACCACACAAATCCGACAGGCCTCTTCCGGTTTTAACAGGGGACTATGGCAGAGGGTGGGGATGAAAATTCCTTCCTGGGCAGCGGCTTGTAAAATCGTATTGCCGGAGTCCGTTTGCACAGACCGGTTATTAATCGTTAAAGACACTTTTGACATTGCTCGCTCCTCACCATAATAAATAAAATAGGGGGCACTAACACGTCCATGACGTGGATATCAACTCGGCATAAAATTGCCCGATCCCTTATAATATGAAAATAAAGGGGAGTCAATGGATTTTGATGTTTTATATCGGTTAATTCGTTTTTTTTTGAATTTTTAATCGTCAGACAGGATTCACGGGATTCACAAGGTAATTATCCAGGCAAGGTTAAACGGAAACGGGTTTATGGGTTTTTATTCGCCTATAGCCTCGTGCCTATAGCCTGAATTTTCTATTTTCGAACTAAGCACCCATGCCCCTGAGGGCACCACGAAGCATGAAAAAGCGAATATCGAATGTTGAAGGAGAGTTTCTTTTAAATTCAGAAATCAGAAATCCGAAATCCGAAATTGGAATCTATTTTCGTATTAAAGGGCTATTTATTTGGAGGGACACCCGGCCAGGATACCGAACCTGGCCATTTTTTCATACAGGGCCTTCCGGGAAATTCCGAGTTGCCTGGCCGCGATGCTCTTGTTCCCTTCGCATTTTTTGAGTGTTTCCAGGATAAGTTCATATTCCATGTCCCTGAGGCGTACCCCCTGCTCCGGGATATCAACTATTATTTTTTTCGGTTGAACGGCCAATAATCCCTTCGTTTCGGCAACAATCTTCTCCGGAAAGTCCTCAAGACCTAAAAGGGGTCCCTTGGAAAGAATAACCGCTCGGGCCAGACAATTTTTTAATTCCCGTACATTACCGGGCCAGGAATATTGGACCAGGGTTTCCATCAGGCCGGGTTGCACCCCTTCCACATCTTTCTTATATTGCCTGGCATACTGTTTAATAAAATAATCAACCAGCAAAGGGATATCCTGTTGGCGTTGAACCAATGAAGGGACTCGTATGGAAATCACTTCAATTCGATAAAGGAGGTCCCTCATAAAACGTCCATTTTTGATTTCTTCATGGAGGTTCAAATTGGTAGCGGCAATGAGTCTGACATCGACCTTTCGGGTCTCCGTACTTCCGACCGGTTCAAAGGTCATATCTTCTAAAAAACGGAGCAGTTTGGCCTGGAGAACCATGCTCATTTGACCTATTTCATCAAGGAACAGCGTCCCTTTATCGGCCATTTCAAGACGGCCCTTCTTTTCATTGATGGCTCCGGTGAAAGCACCCTTTTTGTACCCAAACAGCTCCGCCTCCAAGAGACTTTCCGTAAGGGCCGCTGAATTGATACAGATCATCCCTTTGTCCCGGCGACTGCTTTCCAAATGGAGGGCCCGAGCCAATAATTCTTTGCCGGTACCGGTCTCGCCTAATACCAATACGGGAACGTCCGTGGGCCCCACGGTGCGGACCAGGTCAAAGATCCCGGCCATCTCCTGACAAGAACCGATTATACCATGGAAAGAATGCTCCATCCGGACTTGTTCTTGCAAATTGATCAGCTCCTGTGATCTCTCGTGCTCCAGGATGGCCCTTTCCAAAACAATCGCCAGTTCTTCATAATTAAGCGGTTTTATTAAATAATTTGTAACGCCCTCCTTTAAGGCCTGCACAGCGGACCGGACCGTTCCATAAGCGGTCATGATAATGAAGGGGGGGGCCTTGCGCAGGCTATGCATTTTCCGATACAATTCAACGCCATCCATTTCAATCATCTTAAGATCAGATAAGACCAGGTCGATATCAGTATTTTCAGAATAAATACCTAAGGCTTTTGTCCCGCTGTTGGCTGTTAAAATCGTATATCCTTCGTCCTCAAGGATGGCCATTAATACCTTCAGGGTATTAATGCGATCATCAACTACCAGAATCTTTCTCTTCTTCAGATTCATCGGTTTCATTTTCCTTTTCCGGCATAATAGGCAATTTAATAGTGACTCGGGTTCCCTCACCGGGTTGGCTGGTTATCTGGAGGGTTCCTCCATGGGCCTCAATAATGCCGAGGCTTATAGGAAGCCCAAGGCCTGTTCC
Encoded proteins:
- a CDS encoding sigma-54-dependent Fis family transcriptional regulator; its protein translation is MKPMNLKKRKILVVDDRINTLKVLMAILEDEGYTILTANSGTKALGIYSENTDIDLVLSDLKMIEMDGVELYRKMHSLRKAPPFIIMTAYGTVRSAVQALKEGVTNYLIKPLNYEELAIVLERAILEHERSQELINLQEQVRMEHSFHGIIGSCQEMAGIFDLVRTVGPTDVPVLVLGETGTGKELLARALHLESSRRDKGMICINSAALTESLLEAELFGYKKGAFTGAINEKKGRLEMADKGTLFLDEIGQMSMVLQAKLLRFLEDMTFEPVGSTETRKVDVRLIAATNLNLHEEIKNGRFMRDLLYRIEVISIRVPSLVQRQQDIPLLVDYFIKQYARQYKKDVEGVQPGLMETLVQYSWPGNVRELKNCLARAVILSKGPLLGLEDFPEKIVAETKGLLAVQPKKIIVDIPEQGVRLRDMEYELILETLKKCEGNKSIAARQLGISRKALYEKMARFGILAGCPSK